GCCGATCTGGAGGGCGAGCGTCTGGTGATGTTCCGGCACGGCTACGACCTGCGGGAACTGACCGTGGCCGCGTGCCGGGCGGAGGGGTTCGAGCCGGACTTCGCGGTGGAGGGCGGAGAGATGGACGCGGTGCTCGGCTTTGTGCGGGCCGGGCTCGGGATGGCCGTCGTTCCGCGGATGGTGGCCGCCCGCTCGGGCCGGGGCCTGCGGGTCACCCCGCTCGCCCGGCCCGGCCTGCACCGCGCGATCGCCCTCGCCCACCGCAGCGATGTGGCACCGCCCAGGGCGGCCCGCGAACTCCAGCGGATGCTGCTGGAGCGGTGAGAGCCGCCCGTGGCCGATCTGCTCACCGGACGGGCCGGACCCCGCGTCCGCGGCGGTCCCGTGTCCTTCGCATGACGGGCCCGGCCGATGTCAGCCCCGGACGGCCGGCTCGAGTACCTCCTCGCACCACTGACGGAAACCCGTGGGAGCCGTGTGGGGAGTGCTGGGCTGTGCGGCGCCGTAGAAGCCCTGGCTGTTCAGGGCGTCCACCATGTCGGCGATGCCCTGCGCCCAGGCCTCGTCGGCGCCGTGGCGCGTCAGCATCGCCTTCTGCTCGGCGGCGGTGATCTGCCGTACCCGCACGGGACGGTTCAGCACCTCCGAGAGGACGCGGGCCATGCCCTCGGGGGTCAGCTCGTCGGGACCCACCAGGGGAACGTCCTGGTACCCGGTCCAGGAGGTGTCGAGGAGCAGCCGGGCCGCCTCGGCGGCGATGTCCCGGGTGGCGCAGGTGCGCAGCACACGGTCCTGCGCGAGCGCCTCGGTCCAGACGCCCTCGTCGCGGATCGATGCCGTCTGACGGAGCAGGTTCTCCATCAGGGCCGGTGGACACAGCGCCCGGTAGTGCACGCCCGTGGCGGCGACGGCCTCGTCCATGGCCAGGCCGGCCGAGATCAGCCCGGCGTTCTCGGCGATGCCCCGGCCCAGGGTCGAGACGGCCACGACCCGGCCGACGCCCTGGGTGCGGATCACCTCGCACAGCGGCTCGGTGAAGGCGCGGAAGTGGCCCGTGACACTGTCGGCCGAGGGCGTCGGCGGCACCAGCCAGAAAATCTGGTCGGCGCCCTCGCACGCCTCCTTCAGGACGGCCGGGTCGGCGTGCGACCCCTGGACGACCTCGACCCTTTCGCGGTTCTCCGGGGAGAGCCGGGCGGGGTCGCGGACGATCACCCGGACGGGGGGCGAGGCGGTGCCGGCGTCCAGCAGACGGGCCAGGACCTCACGGCCGATCTGCCCGGTCGGAGTGGTGACGACGATCATGAACTGCTCCAGGATCAACGGTGGTCGGTACGGCGTCGAGCCTGCTGCGCCGGGCATCCGAACGGAAGGATCGATCGGCTCCCGGTTGTTACCCTCAGGGCAATACCGATCGGAGGGCCACCCGTGGAGTCCCGTCCGCTGCGCTATTTCGTCGCCGTCGCCGAGGAGCTGAACTTCGCCCGTGCGGCCGAGCGGCTCGGCATCTCCTCGCCACCCCTGTCCCGTGCGATCCGCTCTGTGGAGACGGAGCTGGGCGTCACCCTGTTCGAGCGGACCACCCACCGCGTCGCGCTGACCCCGGCGGGGGAGGTCCTCCTGGAGGAGGCCAGATGGGCCCTGGACGCCCTGGACGCGGCCGGGCTCCGGGCGCGCCGCGCGGCCGCAGCCGAACCGAAGCTGGTGCTGGCCGTGAAGGCCGACGGGGACGCGGGGCTGCTGGAGGCGATCCTCGCGCGCTACGCGGCCGGTCCCGCGGCACTGCCGGTCGCCGTCCGGCTGTCCGCGTGGCAGGAACAGTCCCGGCTGCTGCGCCAGGGCGAGGCCGATGTCGCCCTGGTGTACGAGCCGTACGACCGCACCGGCCTCGACACGGAGGATCTGACCGCCGAACCGCGGGTCGCCGCCCTCTCCGTGAGCCATCCGCTCGCGGCCCGGACCGGGCTGCGCCTCGCCGACCTGGGGCTGCGCGAGGACGAGGCACTCCGGTTCATCGACGAGGTCCGCGGCAGGGGCCAGGACCTCGCCCAGCTCCTCGCGCTCGTGGGCCTGGGCGATCTGGTCGCCCTGCTGCCCGCCTCCGTCGCCGACCGCTACCCCCGGCCGGGAGTCGTCTACCGGCCCGTGCTCGACGCGCCCGCCGCCGTCATGGCCGTCGCCTGGCCCCAGCAGTCGCGCTCGACGGCGACGGCGGCGCTCGTGCGGGCGGCCGTCGCGGCCGCGGAGGCCGCGCGGGGTCGGGTCGCGGGCTGACCGCGGCGACCCCTGGGGCCTGTCGTTCGGATCAAGTCGCGCGTCACGCCGGCCTGCAAGGCACCGTGAGTCAGGCCGACCTGCTCCAGACGACAGGCGCTAACCGGCGGCGGGCGGCACCGGCGTGCCCTGGTGGTAATACATCCGCCAGCCGGTCTCCTCGCTCTGTTTGCGCCACAGCGAGCTGCGCCGGGCCCGGCGGCCGTCGAAGTCGGTGTCGTAC
This Streptomyces sp. NBC_00377 DNA region includes the following protein-coding sequences:
- a CDS encoding NAD(P)H-binding protein; translation: MIVVTTPTGQIGREVLARLLDAGTASPPVRVIVRDPARLSPENRERVEVVQGSHADPAVLKEACEGADQIFWLVPPTPSADSVTGHFRAFTEPLCEVIRTQGVGRVVAVSTLGRGIAENAGLISAGLAMDEAVAATGVHYRALCPPALMENLLRQTASIRDEGVWTEALAQDRVLRTCATRDIAAEAARLLLDTSWTGYQDVPLVGPDELTPEGMARVLSEVLNRPVRVRQITAAEQKAMLTRHGADEAWAQGIADMVDALNSQGFYGAAQPSTPHTAPTGFRQWCEEVLEPAVRG
- a CDS encoding LysR family transcriptional regulator; this encodes MESRPLRYFVAVAEELNFARAAERLGISSPPLSRAIRSVETELGVTLFERTTHRVALTPAGEVLLEEARWALDALDAAGLRARRAAAAEPKLVLAVKADGDAGLLEAILARYAAGPAALPVAVRLSAWQEQSRLLRQGEADVALVYEPYDRTGLDTEDLTAEPRVAALSVSHPLAARTGLRLADLGLREDEALRFIDEVRGRGQDLAQLLALVGLGDLVALLPASVADRYPRPGVVYRPVLDAPAAVMAVAWPQQSRSTATAALVRAAVAAAEAARGRVAG